A single window of Nasonia vitripennis strain AsymCx chromosome 4, Nvit_psr_1.1, whole genome shotgun sequence DNA harbors:
- the LOC100678144 gene encoding zinc finger protein 2: MKEKHHQLCRLCAESKSGLVGIYEAEGQSLEIESKIAKCLRIQVFVSDCLPLSICHECCTLLNQCNDFYEKTNQAQCNLRHMLTDSKETSQSALVPDVRSNFVEKTEDISKGEVYVEDLIAEGNIDDEEYSDNSENNDITTEKEHISQENVKYNKEDEDSKITVKKGSPKQNNKKKVKRKISLNKGDEDDFQDPSEVIKKEQTNVRDGKSRMKIPDNYMTGTESDMELIVLSGKKVSTEQLPKSGRKRGERLDRYPWLCTDCNDKLPSLDALEEHHETVHNQKTKYMCVQCCKVYEKYYGFLTHVKRHKTKTKYSCDDCGKTFVHKKVLDTHKAIHSEERPHVCQTCGKSFRQQSALYIHSRCHLPENMKNRFQCDQCDKRFSTKPNLVTHKRIHSGVRNFTCDQCGKSFIQKGNLEAHFLTHSADKPYKCSQCSKAFKTPLQLKKHETVHTGAKPHQCAVCGRTFREKGTLREHHRIHTGAMPFSCEFCGKCFRFKGILTTHRRQHTGERPYSCQECQHHFTNWPNYNKHMKRRHGINTSSNKQQQPNQQQQQESQRNLQNQSQNQTTIAQTVPHSQPHTLIQTVNTAGTVQVIQAIPRVTGVTVTQQPIVMQTLPTGAAVTAIQTFAEATMSVPTTAVAVHQQQQPQQQTPAHHQNSGTTTFFNAISTPLSNFLPTSLPYNFYNISNAAEADLVHHR; encoded by the exons ATGAAAGAGAAGCACCATCAGCTATGCAGACTTTGCGCCGAGAGCAAATCAGGCCTCGTCGGCATCTACGAAGCTGAGGGCCAAAGTCTTGAAATCGAAAGCAAAATCGCCAAGTGCCTCCGCATACAG GTTTTTGTGAGTGACTGTCTACCCCTGTCTATATGTCATGAATGCTGTACACTGTTGAACCAATGCAACGATTTCTATGAAAAAACTAATCAGGCACAGTGTAACCTTCGTCATATGCTGACAGACTCTAAAGAAACTTCACAGAGTGCACTTGTGCCTGATGTCAGGTCGAATTTTGTTGAAAAGACTGAGGACATTTCCAAAGGAGAGGTTTATGTAGAAGACTTAATTGCTGAAGGCAACATAGACGACGAAGAATACTCTGACAATAGtgaaaataatgatattaCTACAGAGAAGGAGCATATATCTCAAGAAAATGTGAAGTACAATAAAGAAGACGAAGATAGTAAGATTACTGTGAAAAAAGGATCTCCCAAACagaacaataagaaaaaagttaagaGGAAAATTAGTTTAAACAAAGGTGATGAGGATGATTTTCAGGATCCATCTgaagttataaaaaaagagcaaACTAATGTTAGAGATGGGAAATCTCGCATGAAAATCCCAGATAATTATATGACAG GTACAGAATCCGACATGGAACTAATTGTTTTATCAGGTAAAAAAGTCAGCACAGAGCAGTTGCCAAAAAGTGGTAGAAAAAGGGGTGAAAGGCTGGACCGATACCCTTGGTTGTGCACAGACTGTAATGATAAACTGCCGAGTTTAGATGCTCTTGAAGAGCACCATGAAACGGTTCACAATCAGAAGACTAAATATATGTGCGTCCAGTGCTGTAAAGTTTACGAAAAGTACTATGGCTTCTTAACCCATGTAAAAAGGCacaaaacaaaaacgaaaTACAGTTGTGACGATTGTGGCAAGACATTCGTTCACAAAAAGGTGCTGGACACACACAAAGCTATTCATAGTGAAGAACGACCGCATGTTTGTCAGACCTGTGGCAAATCTTTCAGACAGCAAAGCGCTTTATACATTCACAGTCGGTGCCATTTACCGGAAAATATGAAGAATCGTTTTCAGTGTGATCAATGTGATAAGAg ATTTTCTACAAAGCCTAATTTAGTTACGCACAAACGCATTCATTCCGGAGTGCGGAATTTTACTTGCGATCAGTGTGGCAAGAGTTTTATACAGAAAGGCAACCTGGAGGCTCATTTTCTGACGCATTCCGCCGACAAGCCTTACAAGTGTTCCCAATGTTCTAAGGC GTTCAAAACACCACTGCAACTGAAAAAGCACGAAACGGTGCACACTGGTGCCAAGCCCCATCAGTGTGCCGTTTGTGGCAGAACGTTCCGAGAAAAGGGAACTCTGAGGGAACATCATAGGATTCACACAGGTGCTATGCCCTTCTCCTGTGAGTTTTGTGGCAAATGTTTTAGATTCAAAGGAATATTGACG ACGCATCGACGTCAACACACTGGTGAGCGACCATACAGTTGTCAGGAATGTCAGCACCACTTTACGAATTGGCCGAATTATAATAAGCATATGAAACGACGTCACGGCATCAATACTTCCAGCAACAAACAGCAACAACCGAatcaacagcaacaacaggaATCTCAACGTAATCTACAAAATCAAAGTCAAAATCAAACAACTATTGCGCAAACAGTACCGCATTCCCAGCCGCACACGTTAATTCAAACAGTCAACACTGCGGGAACCGTTCAg GTGATTCAGGCAATACCGCGGGTAACTGGAGTAACCGTAACGCAGCAACCGATAGTCATGCAGACATTACCAACAGGCGCCGCAGTGACGGCTATCCAGACCTTCGCTGAGGCTACTATGAGCGTCCCTACGACGGCTGTAGCTGTACACCAACAGCAACAGCCGCAACAACAAACCCCGGCTCACCATCAAAATTCCGGCACAACAACCTTTTTCAATGCCATATCGACGCCGCTGAGTAACTTTCTGCCTACTAGCTTGCCCTATAACTTTTACAATATATCCAATGCTGCTGAAGCTGATCTCGTTCATCATAGATAA
- the LOC116417247 gene encoding trafficking protein particle complex subunit 11-like, with the protein MPPTQLIINWPYSSSEFGTIISKIAALEGRNTKIAVVLIQKEAPPPPGTEDMVATERATALCAACELPAKTLYFLPYADHLLGYTFRLEHVLYNLSQSFYHQEYRIVKSHREQLNKTAHRYLFARHQFKMAFLKIEAIYCKPNLMSKLCSINYKLYAGQNFSMSKISSYLYNEEHNHTIIAYAI; encoded by the exons ATGCCACCCACCCAATTAATAATCAACTGGCCTTATAGTTCTAGTGAGTTCGGAACCATCATCAGTAAGAT agctGCCTTAGAAGGGAGGAATACAAAAATAGCTGTAGTATTGATACAAAAGGAAGCCCCTCCACCTCCTGGTACTGAAGATATGGTAGCTACAGAGCGAGCAACAGCACTTTGTGCTGCATGCGAGTTACCAGCAAAaactctttattttttaccttATGCAGATCATTTATTAGGCTACACATTTAG attaGAGCATGTTTTATACAACTTATCCCAAAGTTTTTATCATCAAGAATATCGAATAGTAAAGAGTCATAGAgaacaattaaacaaaactgcCCATCGATACTTATTTGCAAGACATCAATTCAAAATGGCTTTTCTGAAGATTGAAGCAATATATTGTAAACCAAATTTAATGTCAAAACTatgttcaattaattataaactatatgctggacaaaattttagcatgagcaaaatttcaagttatttaTACAATGAAGAACATAATCATACAATCATTGCCTATGCTATTTaa